In one Fusarium keratoplasticum isolate Fu6.1 chromosome 5, whole genome shotgun sequence genomic region, the following are encoded:
- a CDS encoding GAF domain-containing protein, with translation MVHADASNFADGITKEDAYEQVLWQTEGLITGQRNWVCNLANAASLLWHAYKSLGSPSKDVNWAGFYVLDKSSQDPQLILGPFQGKVACQTIQFGKGVCGAAAESQQTQLVQDVERFPGHIACDGDSKSEIVVPIVAEQGDGSKKLVAIIDIDCAELNGFDEVDKAHLEQLAALLAKGCDW, from the exons ATG GTTCACGCTGATGCATCCAACTTTGCCGACGGCATCACCAAAGAGGACGCTTACGAACAGGTTCTCTGGCAAACCGAAGGCCTGATTACCGGCCAGCGAAACTGG GTCTG TAACCTTGCCAATGCTGCGTCGTTGCTCTGGCATGCGTACAAGTCGCTGGGTTCCCCAAGCAAAGATGTGAACTGGGCCG GGTTTTACGTCCTTGATAAGTCATCTCAAGACCCGCAGCTCATCCTGGGTCCGTTTCAGGGCAAGGTCGCCTGTCAGACAATCCAGTTCGGCAAAGGCGTGTGCGGAGCGGCGGCTGAGTCGCAGCAGACGCAGCTCGTCCAGGACGTGGAGAGGTTTCCGGGGCACATCGCCTGCGACGGAGATAGCAAGAGTGAGATTGTTGTGCCGATCGTGGCTGAGCAGGGCGATGGTTCCAAGAAGTTGGTGGCAATCATCGACATTGACTGCGCGGAGCTGAACGGTTTTGACGAGGTGGACAAGGCTCATCTGGAGCAGCTTGCCGCCCTGCTCGCCAAGGGCTGTGACTGGTAG